The segment GGTGGGGAACCCGAATGTTGGAAAAAGCGCCTTATTCAACAAACTTACGGGTCAATATGTGACCGTGTCCAATTATCCCGGCACCACCGTTGAAGTGTCCCATGGACATTGCAAGGAATTAGGCCTTGAAAGTGAAATTGTGGATACCCCCGGCATGTACAGCCTGTTACCCATTACCGACGAGGAACGGGTCGCCAGTGACATCCTCTTTTCCCCGCGGGTTTCAGTCGTGGCCCATGTTGTTGATGCAAAGAACCTTGATCGTATGCTCGGGCTCACCCTCCAACTAATCGAGACCGGGCGGCCGGTGGTCCTCGTGCTGAACATGATGGATGAAGCACGCACCCTTGGAATTACCATTGACCATGCCAAACTCGCAGAGCGGCTCGGCATACCCATCATCCCCACCGTATCACTCACCGGAGAAGGCATCAGCAAACTCATTGCCCAACTCAAGACCCCGCCCCCCCTCTCCATGATTAGAACCGAATGTGGCACCATCATTGAGCAGGCCATTATTTCGATCTCCAAACTCGTGTCTCCGGCCAGTGCAATCTCGCCCCGGACACGTGCCACACTGCTTCTACAGAGCGATCTAAGGGAGCAGGAACGACTAGTCAAAGAAGTCGGCGAGAAAACGGCCTCAACTATTCTCGAAATCGTGGCATCAACCAAAGCTAAACTGAATCACTCTCCGCATTATTACGTCACGCTTTCCCTGCGGACACACACGGGCCAAATTCTAGAAGGCTGTGTCGTCATGCCCAACCTGGCCCCCACCCACATGCGAAACTTTCTCAACCTTCTCTGTACCCAGCCTCTCACTGGCTACCCATTGGTCTTTATCGTCCTCTATTTCGGACTTTACCAGTTTGTCGGCCAGTTCGGAGCCGGCACCTGTGTGAATTTTCTAGAGAACAGTGTCTTTCGGTCCCACCTCATTCCATGGGTTATCCGTATTGTAGACGCGACCCATCCCTGGGCCCCTGTCCGCGATTTGCTGGTGGGTGAATATGGCATCCTGACATTAGGTTTTCGCTATGCCATTGCTATTATTTTTCCGATTGTCGGCTCCTTTTTCCTTTTCTTCGCCACGCTCGAGGATAGCGGCTATCTTCCGCGTCTAGCCCTGCTGGTGGACCGGGGGTTCAAGCGCATAGGCCTTAATGGCAGGGCGGTAATCCCCATGGTGCTCGGGTTTGGATGCGACACCATGGCTACTCTGGTCACCCGGACTCTTGAATCCACCCGCGAGCGACTGATCTGCACAATCCTGCTGGCACTGGCCATTCCCTGCTCTGCCCAGCTAGGCGTCATTATCGGATTACTATCCGGCCAGGGAGCCGCACTGGCCATCTGGGCCTTTGTCGTCACCGTCGTGATGCTCCTGACTGGCTGGCTGGCAGCCAAGTTGCTTCCCGGCGATCAGCCAATGTTTTACATGGAGCTCCCACCCCTGCGCCTCCCCACCATCGGGAACGTCCTGATCAAAACCTATTCCCGCATGGTCTGGTACTTCCGCGAAATTCTCCCGATGTTCATCACTGCCAGTGTATTGATCTGGATCGGCCAGATTACCGGCCTGTTCCAGCTCTTGATTAAAAACATAACCCCCCTCATCCGGGCACTGGGGCTTCCTGATGAGTCTGCTGTCGCCTTCCTATTCGGGTTCTTCCGGCGTGACTACGGGGCAGCCGGTCTCTATGACCTTCAAAAAACGGGCGTAATGACAGCCCATCAACTTACCGTGGCGGCCATTACCCTGACCCTGTTTCTCCCCTGTATCGCGCAATTCCTCGTCATGCAAAAGGAACGAGGCACCAAGGTGACCTTATGGATTTCGTTCGGGGTGCTGATCACCGCGTTTTCGGTCGGCTATCTGACCCACATCGTATTAACCTGGATGCATTTTTAATGAAATGTTCATATTGCCAACGCGAGTTTAATGATGAACAGGCAAAGGACGCCTGTCAGAGCTGTCCCTCAGGGGGCGGTTGCCATATGGTAAAGTGTCCGTATTGCGGCTATGAGTCACCTCGAGAACCGGGATTGATAAAAAAGATCAGGGCCCTCTTTAAAACGAATAGCAGGGAGAAGAAATCATGAATGACCCCCGGATTGAAGAAGTACTTGAGGATCTTTATCTTCAGCAAGAACAGCACACACGCCCACCCCGTCCAGCCACTGACGAAACACTGCAAGCCGCCTTAAAGGCAGGCCTGATCACCCTGACCGCTGGCAAACCCGCCCTTACAGAAAACGGATTACAAGAAGGCCGGGATGTAGTTCGTCGCCATCGACTGGCCGAATGCCTACTCAAAGACGTGTTTCAAGTCACCGGAGAAGAGGCCGAGGAAGATGCCTGCCAGTTCGAACATATTTTAAGACCCGGACTGGAGGACAAAATCTGTACTCTCCTTGGCCATCCTCTCACCTGCCCTGATGGTCACCCGATTCCACGCGGGAACTGCTGCCGGAAAGCGGAGCAGGATCACGTCCAAGAGGTCGGACCGCTTTGCGATGGCCGCGCCGGACAGCGGGGAGTTGTGGCCTACCTGAGCACCCGTGACAACCGCGAAATCCAAAAACTGATGGCCATGGGCATCCTGCCTGGATCAGACATTTGCCTGATCCGCCTCTTCCCGTCCTATATCTTCGAAATCGGACAAAGCCAATTTACGGTTGATCGCTCACTCGCGGAGAAAATTTTCGTGCACTGGCAATAATTGATCAGGAATACAGAAACCAGGATTCATAATAGAGGAAGCAGCTCATGGCATATACTATACACAAAACCGTTCACCCCCCGTCAATGTCCGGTAATTGGAATGATCCCGTTTGGAATCAGTCAGAAACGTTAAAAATAGCAGCCTTCCACACGAGAAGTTCAGCGCACAAACCTAGGGTCCAGGCCCGGCTCCTTTACGACACCAAGAACATTTACGTCCACTTCAAGGTTGCGGATCAATACGTTCGGAGTGTGACAACCCAACCGCAGGGATCGGTTTGTCAGGACAGCTGCGTTGAGTTCTTTTTTAAGCCAAAACCAGATCTGGGCTATTTGAACGTTGAAGCCAACTGTGGTGGCACATTTTTATGTTCCTACATTGAAGATCATCGCCGCGTGCCAGGTGGTTTTGCAAAATACACTCCAATCGACCTGAACTGGCTATCTCAGATCCACTGCCATCACACTCTGCCGGAAGTCGTGGAGCCCGAGATAACAGTGCCGCGCGAATGGCAACTGGAATATACCCTTCCCATCGAACTGATTGAAGCCTATACTGGGCCACTGGGAGACATTGCAGGGCAAACCTGGCAGGCGAATTTCTACAAATGTGGTGACAAAACCTCCCATCCCCATTGGGGGGCATGGGCTCCAATCGGCGAAGAGTTGAACTTTCATCAACCCGAAAAGTTTGCGCCCATTCACTTTCAAGCGTAACGGCTTAAAAATTAATTATTCCAAGGGCAAAAAACACCTTGAAACCTTACCCCACGAATCGCTAGTATCCCCATCTATGAAAACCTACGCATACATTCTTACCGTTTTGGCTGCGGCCATGGTTAGCACCTATACGTTCGCCTCCGGAGCAGATTCTTCTGCTTATCAAGGCGCTCTCTTCAACGGCGATTCAACGAAATTTTATGATGCCGTGCATAGCGGGGGCCCCCGGCTCATCAGCGTTGGGGCCAGTGTGCAACAACAAAAGCGCGGCTTGGAATATAGCAGCGGGATGGCTGGTAGCGAACTGGAAGTCAATCACATGGCGGCCATCCTTGGTCTAGATGTAACCCAATGGCTGACAGTCTATGGAGGGGTAGGCGGTGCTGACGTGACTCTCGGCAACCAGAATCTGGGCAGCGATAACAGCGATTACAATGCTGAATGGCAAGTGGGTGGTCAGGTCCGCATGATGGATTTCATGGTGCTGGAACCTTGGAACGACATTGACCAATATTGGGTCGGTCTTGATCTGAATTCTTATTTCCGTAATACCACGGTTGACTCCAGGGGCGCGTCCGATAATTTGTCGGAAATTTTCACCTCATTGACCATGAGCTTCTACTCAAAGCCCGAAAAACCCGGCGCTTGGGATCGCATAGGGTTCTACATTGGTCCGGCCTTCTCTTCTCTTGATTTCGGCGATCAATCTGAGAGTCAATTGTTTGGGCTTATCGGGGGGCTACAAATTAACCCCTCCGCTAACATCGGCATCAAATTGGAACTTCAAGAGTTCGACAAACTGGGAATGGGCGCGAGTGTTGCATTTCATTTCTGATAACGCTCAGTCTATTCCCGCTTCAATTTCCTGACGTTGTTTTTCCAACTCGGCAATTTCCTGACGCCAGAATGCCTGACTGCCCCAGTCAGGCGATAAACGTGCGAATCCCCCATCCGCCTTCTGCCTGGCACACCAGGCAGTAAAATGGATAAAATGCATGGCTCTCAAGGGTTCAATCAGTTTTAAGGTATCATACGGAAACTCGCGAAAGGTCTCATACCCTTCAAGAAGAAGATCCAACTCCCCACGTGCCCGTGGAAGGCGGTCAGGTAAAATCATCCAGAGATCCTGAACCGCAGGGCCAACGGCCATATCGTCAAAATCCAGCAGGTGATAGCCCTCCCCGGGGCGAAACAAGATATTACCACGGTGGCAATCCGCATGGAGCCGCAAGGTTTCCACCCCCTCAAATAGCGGACTGATATCCTTTACCAGAACGATCACACACTCTTCATAGGCACGCCGATACTGGGGTGATAGCGTGCCCGAGCGCAAAATAAAGTCGAGATGTGCCAGGGTGGAATGTTGCGGGTGAAGTTGGATTCGATCTTTGGGGAATCGACTACTCCCGACTACGTGCATTCTCCCAATCAGACGACCCAGCTGAATCCAGTCCTCCGTGGTGGGTTCATCCAAAGGGCGCCCACCCCGTTTCGGGAAGATCGCAAACCAGGTATCCCCGATTTTATGGAGCAATTGTCCATCCGCCCCGGGAATCGGCGGGACTACTGGTAACTCGGAGTCAGTGAGTTCCTTTAAAAAATCCAATTCATCCTGCAATGCCTCGAAACTCCAGCGCCCTGGCCGATAGAATTTTACAATCAGACACCCCCCGGCATCCAACCCCACCTCATACACGCGATTGATATAACTGTTAAGCGGACGGCACAGGTTACTGCATCGAATCTGATTTGCCTCCTCCACAGCATTAATCACAACGTCAGGAGTCAAATGGCTAAAATCAGGAATTTCAAGTGACATAATAAAGCATTCGGTACTGTAACGTCAGACGATGGGATATTTAATCCCCATCAGTTTCGAGGCCATCCGGCAATGGTCAGCCCACTCTGCCTGTTTCCACTCATGACCAGCTTTGATCCGGGATTCATACCACCCGAAATCCAAGCCCATCGGAGCTCCGAGATGAGTCTTCTTCCGCACCGACTCTACAGCATCCATGGTCTCAAGCTCGCCCAGATTGGCTTTGATATAATGGTAGGCGTCACGGAAAGGCATACCCTGTCCAACTAATTCCAAGGCGCGATCGGTGGCGAATACACCTGACGAAAAGCCATGTAATAAGGCTTCTCGATTTACCTCCATACGCTCAATCATTGGCGGCAAAATGGCCAAACACCCGCGCGTCATGGAAAGCCCTTCCATAAATGGGCCCTTGGTTTCCTGTAAATCACGATTATACCCACTCGGCAAGCCTCGGGCGATGTCCAAAACCGCCATTTCGCAGGACATTACTCTCGCCACACGGGCACGAACCAATTCGACGACATCAGGGTTATTCTTTTGAGGCATAATGCTACTCCCCGTGCCATATTCAACTGGCAGTGTAAAATAGCCAAACTCCGGCATTGTGTACAGCATCAGATCTTGGGCCATCCTTGAGAGCGAAAGCATGACTTGCACCATCGCCTGGAGGATCAGCGATTCAATCTTGCCACGGGCATTATTCGCATAGAGCACGTTGTGTACAGGGCGACTAAAACCCAGTAATTGGGATGTCAGCGCACGGTCAATCGGGAGAGGGACACCATAGCTTGCTGCTGAGCCAAGCGGGCATTGGTCGTTCAGCTCATAAACCCCCATCAAAAGAGACACATCATCCAGCAAACTTTCAGCATGGGCTGAAGCCCACAAACCTACGGAACTCGGCATGGCGGGCTGCATATGGGTTCGCCCCACCATCGGCACCTCCACATGCCGCTGGGCAAATTTCACCAGTGTCCCGGCTAATGTTAAAACTTCCCCCACAATCTCAATCAGTTGCTCACGGGCGAATAGGCGCAAATCCAAAGCCACCTGATCATTCCGACTACGCCCTGTATGGATTTTCTTGCCCAGATCGCCTAATTTCGCAGTCAGAATTCTTTCTACGGCGAGATGCACGTCCTGATCATCCATAGAAATGAAAAACTGTCCGGATGCAGCACGCTGCATGATGGCCTTGAGTTCGCGTATCACCGAACGTCGCTCGGAATCCGTAATGATTTTGGGCCGCACCGGCATACGGGAAAGCATCGTGGCATGGGCGGCAGACCCAATGCAGTCGGCCTGCACTAAGGCTAAATCCAACTGAAGGTCGCTTCCCGCCGTAAAATCCAAAACAGAAGAATCGATTGCGCCAACGGTCGTTTTGCGTGTTGTATTACGAGATACCATATAATGTCCTTCCCTTACTCTCTATTTTACCTTTGCAGGATTAAGGCTTTCCAAATTTTTTATCCGCTTCATCAATATAGGATTCTATACGGCATTTCTCAAGTCCGGGAATCAGATCATTCCCGACAGACTCCGTGCTGTTCAGCCGATCATCCTTGCCCATTGTTTGCTCATATTCATCAAGATAAACTTTGCGTTCTAGCGTTTGCCGGGCCAGCTCTTTAAGGGCTTCTTCTGCCCGCCTGAGCCGTTGCTTTAAGACCACCCCCCATGCACCGCGTACCACGCCCTCATAAAACAAAACATATTTTCTCCCGACCTCCACAAACTCGGGCGCCGTACCGAGCGTCAGCCGTTGAATCCTACCCATTTTGACGACGGCTAAAGTGGATATTTCCGGATGCTTTTTTCGCATGGAAATAATCTCCAGCGGACTCACTTCCAGCATTTCCGCATTGTCCTGGGGGGATGCCGGAATTTGGAGCCAAATTTCACCTCGTAACCGGTCAATCATTTCAAGAGTTACTGCCCCAAATTCCCGCACTAAATCGCTGGATAATACCGTGCGACCAAAGGCATGGGACACCGGAGCAGCGACCACGTCTCGAGGGAAAAAAGAAAGAAAGGAAACAATAATGACCGGAATGAAACGTCCCATGCCGGTCATTTATTTCCCCACCGGCGTCAACGTCAAATCAGCCTGCCGTTCCTCGATGGCGACCGTCTGGAGCGCGTCGATTAATCGTTTTTCAGCCAGGATGTCCGGCAACAGTGTGGCAAAGAAATCAGTGGATAAGACCTGGGCTTTCCCCACTAGCGGCAAATGCCCGACCCGTCCTTTTCCCGGCATAAAAACTCCACCTTGAAAACTTCCTTGCAACGTGAACGAAACCGGGATTTTGATTTTAGCCAGAAAGGCGAGATTGGTAGGAGGCGACCAATCCAGGGCGGCATAAAGATCGAACGAGCCGGGTTTGAGGTCAATGGTAAAGGCATTAAGGTGCTTCACCTTGGCGCGTGCAGCCAAAAATCCATTCAACTCCCCCTCCTGAAAATCAAGCGTCATCGGCTTATTGTAGGAGAGCGCCCTCAAAATGGCGGCTATCTTGATCGGGACCTGCCGGGAGCCCACCGCCTCGGTGTAGACAGGCACCGGCTTGGCTGACCACAGTGCCAAACCAATGATCACGGAGACCGTCACAATCACCACCACTGAAATTCCCCAGCGGATCCACATCCCGAAATTAAATTCACGGCGTTCCTCAAGTTCATTCATCGAGGTATCGCGCAAATCAAGTTTCTGACCGCATTGGGCACAAAATACACGGCCAAGGTCATTTCGGAACCCACAGGTTTTACACTCAATTTTAATCGCCATGCAAATCCTCCAGACAGATTATTGATAACGCCTAGGGGCGATTATTTCTTGTCGCTTGTAGAGCTGGGTTTTGACCCGGAGTCAGGCTTTGCCACGGGAGCCGCCTTAGTGCTGGATTCAGTCTTCACACCAGAGTCAGCCTTCGCACCACTAGTGTAGTTAGAACTCCGGTAATCAGTTTGATAGAAACCCGTTCCCTTAAAAATAATCCCGGCTCCGGATCCCATCAAGCGCTTAACAGTCCCCTTACAAGTGGGACAACGCTTCAGCTTTTCGTCTTTGATGCTCTGAAAAAGCTCAAAAACACCACACTTCTTACACTCATACTCATATGTCGGCATTGCGCTACACTCCTCACCCAAACATTACTGAAATGACTCCTGTTTATATCGCCCAAAGCCGGGACTGTCAATTTCCGCCTAATATGCTAGATTCGCACAAAGAGCTGAATACCTTAAAATAGCAGATAAATATGGATACTGAAAAAAAACTCGATTTAGGCGAACAACCTCTGGCTCAGATTATGACAGAATGCGACCTTAAGCGGCATGATCTCGTTGCTCATTCAACAGAACAAATCACATTCAAAATGGTGTCGCGAGCCTGCAAGGGGCGCAGATTGACGTCCAACGTCAAACTTAAAATTTTAAACGCACTGAATAAAGCCTCTAGCAGGCAATTTCTCATGAAAGATCTCTTCAATTACCGGTAGGCGGAACCCGCTGGGGGTGCCTCCGCAACTGCGGGCGCCTGTTTCGAGACCATCTCCGAAATCCATAAGGATAAGTTCCTGCCGCTCTTAAGCGTATCTTCGGGTATCGCGAGCCCATGCTTGGCAGCAAGATGAGCCGCATATTTGAGTTGGGCCTCGCTGGGCCCGCCTGCCTCCCCACGTATCGGTGGAAGCGCAAAGCCCATTTTATTATGGACCCCTTTGCAAAACCGTTGCCAGGTTTCCTGATTTTCGACCACACGATCCAGAAAAGCTTCCATCCGGCTGGTCAATTCATAATCAATCACCCAAGGATGCTTCAGCCGCAGATAATCGATCAGCGCTTCACCTGACGGCAAAGGCAGGACTTTCCCCTTCTCCTCTTTCACATACCCCCGGTCGGAAATATTTTTGGTGATGGCAGCGTAGGTTGACGGCCGCCCAATACCTAATCGTTCAAGCTCCTTGACCAGAGAGCCCAGCGTAAATCGGCCCGGTGGCTTGGTCTTCTTCTCCTCCAGACTCTGCTGCTCCTTTTTGACCTGCTCGCCCACGGTTAAAGCGGGAAGCGTCTGGATTTTATCTTCAGCACTCTTGCCGTCCTTTTCCTCATCCGCCTCAATATAGACCTTGAGAAAGCCATCAAACTTCATAACCCGTCCGGTCGCCTTGAATTTTTCGCCCACCACATCGAAAAGCAGGAGCGTGGAATCATAACGTGCAGGCGCCATCTGACTCGCGATCGCCCGCCTAAAAATCAACTCATAAAGGCGGGCATGGTCAGTCGACAATTGTTCCTTGGCAATGCGGGCATCGATTTCGGCGACACCATGCATATGGGTGGGCCGAATCCCTTCATGGGCTTCTGCCTGGGAATTTTTCGATTTGTACTGGTTGGGTTTAGCAGGGAGATACACGGCACCGACAGAATGTTCCAGGAACTTCCGGATTTCTGCAATAAAGGCCTCGTCCATCCTGACGGAATCAGTACGATGGTAGGTAATCAATCCATGGTCAAATAAGGCCTGGGCCAGTTTCATCGTCAGTTCGGGCGTATATTTCAGACGAGTAGCTGCCGCTGCCTGCAAGTCGACGGTTGTAAAGGGTGGCTTCGCAGTCTGCCGGGTCTCTTTCTGTTCCACTTTTTCAGACACCGCATGAGATGCACCAGCAATCAGTGTGATAAGCGCATCCGCCTCAGACTGCACCACAAATTTACCTTTAACATGATACGCCAGGAAAATGGTCCCCTCTTTACTGAGCTGAATATTTAATAACCAATACGGGGATGAGGCAAAGTTCCGGATCTCCCGCTCCCGATCGACTACCAGGCGAACCGCAGGGGACTGAACCCGCCCCACACTGTACTTATTGCGCAGACTTCTGCTCGCTATAGGAGACAGGATGTACCCTACCAGGCGATCGCCTATTCGACGTCCCAGAAACGCATGGTACAGCCCTGCATTTGTTTGTTCGAATGGAACCGCTTTCGCAAGGGACCCTTTGAGGCCCTTCTCGGTAACCTCGAAA is part of the bacterium genome and harbors:
- the feoB gene encoding ferrous iron transport protein B, producing the protein MNKNTFLKLIGAVNANESGVEPKANAPLVLLVGNPNVGKSALFNKLTGQYVTVSNYPGTTVEVSHGHCKELGLESEIVDTPGMYSLLPITDEERVASDILFSPRVSVVAHVVDAKNLDRMLGLTLQLIETGRPVVLVLNMMDEARTLGITIDHAKLAERLGIPIIPTVSLTGEGISKLIAQLKTPPPLSMIRTECGTIIEQAIISISKLVSPASAISPRTRATLLLQSDLREQERLVKEVGEKTASTILEIVASTKAKLNHSPHYYVTLSLRTHTGQILEGCVVMPNLAPTHMRNFLNLLCTQPLTGYPLVFIVLYFGLYQFVGQFGAGTCVNFLENSVFRSHLIPWVIRIVDATHPWAPVRDLLVGEYGILTLGFRYAIAIIFPIVGSFFLFFATLEDSGYLPRLALLVDRGFKRIGLNGRAVIPMVLGFGCDTMATLVTRTLESTRERLICTILLALAIPCSAQLGVIIGLLSGQGAALAIWAFVVTVVMLLTGWLAAKLLPGDQPMFYMELPPLRLPTIGNVLIKTYSRMVWYFREILPMFITASVLIWIGQITGLFQLLIKNITPLIRALGLPDESAVAFLFGFFRRDYGAAGLYDLQKTGVMTAHQLTVAAITLTLFLPCIAQFLVMQKERGTKVTLWISFGVLITAFSVGYLTHIVLTWMHF
- a CDS encoding metal-dependent transcriptional regulator, with translation MNDPRIEEVLEDLYLQQEQHTRPPRPATDETLQAALKAGLITLTAGKPALTENGLQEGRDVVRRHRLAECLLKDVFQVTGEEAEEDACQFEHILRPGLEDKICTLLGHPLTCPDGHPIPRGNCCRKAEQDHVQEVGPLCDGRAGQRGVVAYLSTRDNREIQKLMAMGILPGSDICLIRLFPSYIFEIGQSQFTVDRSLAEKIFVHWQ
- a CDS encoding carbohydrate-binding family 9-like protein translates to MAYTIHKTVHPPSMSGNWNDPVWNQSETLKIAAFHTRSSAHKPRVQARLLYDTKNIYVHFKVADQYVRSVTTQPQGSVCQDSCVEFFFKPKPDLGYLNVEANCGGTFLCSYIEDHRRVPGGFAKYTPIDLNWLSQIHCHHTLPEVVEPEITVPREWQLEYTLPIELIEAYTGPLGDIAGQTWQANFYKCGDKTSHPHWGAWAPIGEELNFHQPEKFAPIHFQA
- a CDS encoding serine/threonine protein kinase, coding for MSLEIPDFSHLTPDVVINAVEEANQIRCSNLCRPLNSYINRVYEVGLDAGGCLIVKFYRPGRWSFEALQDELDFLKELTDSELPVVPPIPGADGQLLHKIGDTWFAIFPKRGGRPLDEPTTEDWIQLGRLIGRMHVVGSSRFPKDRIQLHPQHSTLAHLDFILRSGTLSPQYRRAYEECVIVLVKDISPLFEGVETLRLHADCHRGNILFRPGEGYHLLDFDDMAVGPAVQDLWMILPDRLPRARGELDLLLEGYETFREFPYDTLKLIEPLRAMHFIHFTAWCARQKADGGFARLSPDWGSQAFWRQEIAELEKQRQEIEAGID
- the argH gene encoding argininosuccinate lyase — its product is MVSRNTTRKTTVGAIDSSVLDFTAGSDLQLDLALVQADCIGSAAHATMLSRMPVRPKIITDSERRSVIRELKAIMQRAASGQFFISMDDQDVHLAVERILTAKLGDLGKKIHTGRSRNDQVALDLRLFAREQLIEIVGEVLTLAGTLVKFAQRHVEVPMVGRTHMQPAMPSSVGLWASAHAESLLDDVSLLMGVYELNDQCPLGSAASYGVPLPIDRALTSQLLGFSRPVHNVLYANNARGKIESLILQAMVQVMLSLSRMAQDLMLYTMPEFGYFTLPVEYGTGSSIMPQKNNPDVVELVRARVARVMSCEMAVLDIARGLPSGYNRDLQETKGPFMEGLSMTRGCLAILPPMIERMEVNREALLHGFSSGVFATDRALELVGQGMPFRDAYHYIKANLGELETMDAVESVRKKTHLGAPMGLDFGWYESRIKAGHEWKQAEWADHCRMASKLMGIKYPIV
- a CDS encoding FmdB family zinc ribbon protein, whose product is MPTYEYECKKCGVFELFQSIKDEKLKRCPTCKGTVKRLMGSGAGIIFKGTGFYQTDYRSSNYTSGAKADSGVKTESSTKAAPVAKPDSGSKPSSTSDKK
- the topA gene encoding type I DNA topoisomerase, whose protein sequence is MLIIVESPTKARKIQSILGVKTLSTVGHFKDLPDSSIGVDLKTYEPTFVYHEKKKHLPEELRRAAKGETVMLAGDPDREGYAISCHIYEEVKSVAKACLRMEIFEVTEKGLKGSLAKAVPFEQTNAGLYHAFLGRRIGDRLVGYILSPIASRSLRNKYSVGRVQSPAVRLVVDREREIRNFASSPYWLLNIQLSKEGTIFLAYHVKGKFVVQSEADALITLIAGASHAVSEKVEQKETRQTAKPPFTTVDLQAAAATRLKYTPELTMKLAQALFDHGLITYHRTDSVRMDEAFIAEIRKFLEHSVGAVYLPAKPNQYKSKNSQAEAHEGIRPTHMHGVAEIDARIAKEQLSTDHARLYELIFRRAIASQMAPARYDSTLLLFDVVGEKFKATGRVMKFDGFLKVYIEADEEKDGKSAEDKIQTLPALTVGEQVKKEQQSLEEKKTKPPGRFTLGSLVKELERLGIGRPSTYAAITKNISDRGYVKEEKGKVLPLPSGEALIDYLRLKHPWVIDYELTSRMEAFLDRVVENQETWQRFCKGVHNKMGFALPPIRGEAGGPSEAQLKYAAHLAAKHGLAIPEDTLKSGRNLSLWISEMVSKQAPAVAEAPPAGSAYR